The region TTCGTAAAAACATATCCATCAATTCAAAAGAttgagatttttaaaaactactTAAATATTATACTCCTTCCTCATGATGTAATCTACATTAACCACCAATAGCTGTTGGTCAAGGGGTATGTGTACTGATGAAACTTATTTATCATAAATGTTGAAAAGTTGAAgattctggggatttattcagtcaacccccccccttcctttaCGAAATAATTGTGTTTTTATCTTCTTCTCTCTATTCACCTTTGGCACAGCCATGGAAACTTTTACTTAACTTTCGGGGCCAGTTACCTATATAAATATAACTCAACCTCAACCAGAACAAGAAGAACAAACATTGTCATGGTAATCAACTAATTTAATAAAGGTTTACCTTTTCTGTATGAAAATGAACACAccaatgataatggtaatgcaAACGACGACGGAAGACACGACGATCCCGACGATGACCGCGGCTGACAATTCGGACGGAGCACTCACGACCTCTCCCATAACGATTTCCTCGATGGTCATATTGAGTTCGAGTTCAATGGTGTCGAGATTTTCTGTGACTGCGGAATACAGGGCTTCCTGATCAAGATAGGAGactgaaaacaaaatagtaaaaataataataattcgtCTGTGTTAAATATTCAGAGCTTTAAGAGAGGTAACatccagtggcgtaatgagccaaaaatgttgaggggccagatatggcgtatcgagcaaattttttttttgaagttgcGAGGAAGCGAAGGAAGCAAGTAaaattttcgacatttttattttaaaaaaaatcaaattcgcgATGGACTTTGTCATAATAATTCAGtcaaaaatatcacatttcacccttctttctctttcattttctttccctttctctctctctctctctttttgttGGTCGTGAAAAACCTTGGGGGTAAGCGCCCAAgaccatctgtacgccactggtAGAAAAAACTTATAGAACAAGAGCAATTTTTAGGGTTCTGAAAGATATTTTATTTGGTTTACACTATTTGTATGAACACTATAATAGGAGGTTGCTCTCTACAAACTCCGCTTTTTAGAAGCCTCCTCCATTCCCAACCTGCTTTTACGATTATTTCGATTATAATGTACGTAgaaattttctttcttattgCTAAAATGTATTTCAAGATGTATGGAACAAAACATATTGTAAATGTTGGAATAGAAATAacgaaatgaaatcaatttgcattttCAAGAGAGCCGGAAGATAATGCTTCAAAAAGGGAAATAATTATGCACATtagacaaataaaagaaaaaaatacatacgaGTCATCAATAAACAGACTTGTTTACATAAACATGACTTATAGaatatattgcaaaattttGGTTTCATGTTCAAGAAAAACCTTTAATTGCTTTCTACATGTTTAAAGTATTTCTTGTAATATCGCATTTTAACTTTAACCAGTTAacatgattgatgaaaatgtaaacaataaaaatttcagACGCATGGGTTTACTGTGTAGGATGAAATAGTCAACATGTATTCAAACTCattgttttctccttttatatATTAGCTACCAACCAACTGATTTTAATTAGTTTTGAATACCTTCAGTTTCACTTGATCTCTTTTGAATATTTGACAAAGTCAACCTTACGCTCCGTCGACGTCTGCTGAGTGATCCCGAATTACACAGCTCCGTCGATAGAGGGGGCGTGACCAGAAGCATAACGGAGAACGATTGGTCGCTCGACCCAGAGGCCGTGGTTTCTTCGGGATAGCCGACTGCGATGGCGATGTCGGTCTCATTCACGTAATCGAGGATTTCTTCACTGATTTTATGAATGGAATCGAAAGAAAGGGATATTATACAGGAGCGAAAGATAGAAATAAAAGGTCAATaagaatttcaacttttttataACCCTATCACCAATTTTACAAAACGTCCCTGAGCCACTCAACTGCATTGATTTAACAAGAATTAAAGTTTACCCCTATTTTAATCAGTCCAATTCACACAGTTCCACATTATTTCTATATACTTATAGGGGGAATAAAGCTTGCACTAAAATAACTGAAACCATTGAAAAATATACCCATAATCTCTTAGTGTATTAAATGTTCCGGTGTCTGACCGTATGATGGCGAAGGGCAAACGAAGAGAAAACACATCAACATACTAATCctattcatttttgttcaaatttgtttatttcattttcaacagagcTAAATAAAATGGTCGTAAATATTTACAATGACATTTGCAAATGAAActtatacaaacaatataaattgaggTAGGTGCGATGTATGATAGTTTTTCATATACGTAAAACAAACTATTATACGAAAGcaaattatcattcacattataAAGATCTGAGAAAacggagggatccactaaataGCAAATGCTTGCAATGTGTGGACCCCTCTAAAAATTATTGTAGAATTGCCTACATACACAGATACAGacatgtcgacataataaccatattatgtcgacatggcgagatacggtTGAATTATAAAACGTTATATGTCAGCATAGCGAGATATTtcatcttgccaagtcgacttaaaaaacattatttgtcgACATGATATGAAATGTCCAAGGCCCGGCGAGAGTCCAAATATCTCACCaagttgacatataactttttataagtcgacttggcaagatagaatatctcgccatgttgacatataactttttcaaagtcgacttggcgagataacgtatctcgccatgtcgacataatagggatattatgtcgacatggcaagataaagtatctcgccatgtcatcaagtcgatggcactttaaaggccCCGTATCATTTCATATTAGAGGCAGTTTGAAATAAGTGATTACCTGTTCTTTTCTCCCTGGTTTGGACAGCAGACTGAGAAGTTGATGTTACACCAGTCTGTAACAATCTCAGCAACCACCCGAAGAAGCAGACCTCTTATTGACTGCCACTGGTAATAACCAGGTATTCAAACAGATGCAAGTTCGtgttatttaaaggtcaagtccacctcagaaaaatgttgattcgaatcaatagggaaaaatcagacaagcacaatgctgaaaatttcatcaaaatcggatgtaaaataagaaagttatgacatttccaagtttcgcttattttcaacaaaatagttatatgaacgagccagttacatccaaatgagagattcgatgatgtcactcactcactatttcttttgttttttattgtttgaattatacaatatttcaatttttacgaatttgacaattaggacctccttgcctgaagcacaaaatgttaaaataatggaattccacgtgttcagggaggaatgaaacttcatttcacatgacaatgacgagaaaataacaatatttcatatttcatataataaaatacaaaagaaatagtgagtgatgtcatcaactctctcatttggatgtaactggctcgttcatataactattttgttgaaaataagcgaaactttaaaatgccataactttcttattttacatccgattttgatgaaattttcagtgttaagcttgttgaatgtttttctttttattcaaatcaagtttttgttggggtggacttgtcctttaaattagCCATGCATTTGAAGGAACCTCTCAAAGTAAAATGATGTTCAGAATAATTCGCATTCAGAATTTAAACAAAGAAGTAATTTGTTACTTGATAGCCGATTGGAACTCTTATTTGATTATACATTATTTATACAAACTTGATCCATGCGTAAGTATAAAGTGTATggaatataattatgtttcaaatgtTATGTTTCGAATCTTAAAATGGATAAGTCAAAATAACCCTAAATATGCATTCCATGAATAAAATGGTCAGAATTGATTCAAATTGAAGGtcaaaataacgaaaaaaacaTAGTTCTGAGAATGGAAACGTTTCAAGATGATCACACGTGaggtccgtaacacaaagccAAGCAATTTCTCTACGATTGATTACATTGGCTACAATGTAAAATCAATCATAAGAATCAAGTGTACAGTTAATCactaacttttgtgttacggacCCCTGATCAGCTTatttagacattttttttctcctgtaCGACCTATTCtgctccttttttttattttttggttctTGTTGACTCATTATGACATATACTAAACACACATGGTTATCGGACCGAATCTATCTAGGAGTTACGATATTCGTTATTGCTACTTGCATGATAATTATTATCTtacttgtattttgttgttCCTAATAGCCGAATAGTTATGAATATAAATTGTGTTATTACAAAATGTCTCAGTATGTATCGCATTCGACACCACTTTTCGTGTAATTGCCAGATGTAATTTAATACACACGAGATGTTAGAGAATCGCGTACTCTCTAAATTGTTTTCGATTATGAAGAAatcgaaaataattatgattgaaaatataactcaagagatttatgtattaattttcttctcaatttCAATCTTATGGATAAATATCGAATCTAACAAATCTATAATTTTCTCTTAACTGATACATGTTTCATCACTGAAAAATGATAACGATCAGTTCGATTTATTTACCATGTCGATAGATGCTTGAAGTGTAATTTCAACACCATATTGGGCTTCCGACTCTAAatctgtatgaaaatgaaatataaaacttaAAGATAATACAGTTGCATGTGCAATAATTGAATAAACTTCACACAATTTTCAAAGGCTTTTGTGTCGTCATTCTAGAATACAGATGACAAAGGGTTAGCGCGTCAAGAATGCTCAGACTACTTTATTAATCCTTCAAAACTCATATCTCTGATCGTCGttatatgattttatgttattttaatGAGCTAATTGGACAAGAGAGTATTTGATTTCTGATGTTGTCATCCCTCTCCCTTCTCCCTTTATCGGTGATAGCTGGTGGAATTAAGAATTTAGAAAGGTTATTAGATACAACATTCTCATGCAATTGCAgcatgtcttaattaatcaaAGCTCCAAGAACATAGACAATTATCAGGTTTATTGGCTCTCAGTAACCTGGTAACTCCATCCGCAGACACTAGGACGCAATCAGCCTTATAATTATATTGCGCTTTTTTTATTAGATCATTGATGTTTATATCAAATTTAATTGTGTGGTATTATGTAATTTCAAAACTATAATCACAAACTACTTAAGAGATGGGAGTGTTTGATGCCTTTCTGAGTATAATCACCGATGAAAACTGtatttccacaaaaaaaaataatattagatTGAATATAGTGTATAATcgtgtttgatttatttcattcaaccTTTTCAGCTCAGATAGAATGACTACATACATATCCAGATGTATGTTATAAATTCAAGAAGTAGGTAAAGTTATTTCCACAAAAATTAATATTAGATTGAAAATAGTCTATAATcgtgtttgatttatttcattcaaccTTTTCAGCTCAAATAGAATGGCTACATACATATCAAGATGTAGATTATGAATTCAAGAAGTAGGTAAAGtttatttccacaaaaaaaatattagattgAAAAATTCTACAATATCAAAAGACTTGATTTATAATTATACGAGAGTAACAGTTTCACTGCAAATTTTATTTGCTATCTCGACTAAAAAGGATCGTTAATAAGAAGACCTGATGACATGACCAAATTAAAATTAATCCAGAAAACTTACTTTGACACGCGTCTCCCTGATATCCATTGGTGCATCGACAAGTACAGGAAACTTCTTCAAACGTTCCGCCATTTTGGCAGATGATGTCATCACATCCAGCATTGGTATCAGCAGAGACTGTGGTACTTTCACCGTTATTTTGACCGGTAGAAGAAATCGATACTGTCATTGGTTGGTTCATTGACaaattgaagaataaaaaaaaatcttttgaaacAGTAAGGTTACTGAACATAtttaataaagtaaataatAGTTTAACATTTTGGGGATGGTTGTCGTGATGAGTAATGCTTGGGGTAAGGTTGTATTGGGAACGTGAATATAAGGAGGTCCCTGAATTttatatgaatgaataataaggaTTAACATTATATATCTCTCTAAATTGTATTATGACATTTTTGCTGAAAGCATTCCAAGCATTTTTCAGACAAGTGAAAGCTATGTATCTTGTAAAATGAGGATCCCTGCCTTTTTTCGTCAATACGTTCTAAATTGTTGATTAAGATCTATGTTGATTGGAGTTTCAGTCATCTGCTTGAATCACATTTACCAGATCGTATAAAAGATAAATCAACGATGGTGCTTAACATTCTAAATCGAAAGATCACCTTCAGTGGTGGAGGAAAATGTCAACGGTGGCGGTGTCGTCTCACTAGCAAACGTTGTTTCGTCACCCATTAAAGCTGAAGTCGTCATCAAATGAGACGTTGTGCTCAAGGGTTGTGTTTCAACTGCGCTCATTGTCTCTGTCGACGTCAAGGACGGAACAGAAGTCGAGCCGTCCTGTTGATCAGGACTGCTAGTCGTCATTGTCGCTGTCGACGTCGTGGACGGAACAGAAGTCGAGCCGTCCTGTTGATAAGGACTGCTGGTCGTCATTGTCGCTGTCGACGTCATGGACGGAACAGAAGTCGAGCCGTCCTGTTGATCAGGACTGCTAGTCGTCATTGTCGCTGTCGACGTCGTGGGCGGAACAGAAGTCGAGCCGTCCTCTTGATTAGGACTGCTGGTCGTCATTGTCGCTGTCGACGTCATGGACGGAACAGAAGTCGAGCCGTCCTCTTGATCAGGACTGCTAGTCGTCATTGTCGCTGTGGACGTCGTGAGCGGAACAGAAGTCGAGCTCTCCTCTTGATTAGGACTGCTGGTCGTCATTGTCGCTGTCGACGTCATGGACGGAACAGAAGTCGAGCTTTCCTCTTGATCAGGACTGCTAGTCGTCATTGTCGCTGTCGACGTCGTGGGCGGAACAGAAGTCGAGCTGTCCCCTTGATTAGGACTGCTTGTGGTCATCGTCGTAAGAGTCGAATTAGTGGATACTTGTGTTGTAGAAGAACCTGGTaggcataataataataataataataatagccaatgtTTATGAAGctcttttcccagaatggcccaaagcgcgttacagcatattattacccctgtcattggattcatttcaatcaagcacgaaaagtgcacaatttccactccctggggagcattccttgcattcgtcgcagccacattatggcgctggcaaaatcaaacatacaatatctttcgcatcctaccgggtacccatttagcacctgggtcgagagtggcaaagtgtggattaacgccttgcataaggacgctagaccgcggtgggattcgaaaacacgaccctctgtttacaacgcgagagtcaaaaccactacaccacggctcttccacaccTTTAGTTTAGGGTTGTACTTGAAATTCGATTTGACTCATAAACAACTAAAGTCCCTTATTCGATTTAGATGTGATTGATAATTCACGCTTATTTTGTCCTAGCATTTCTAAACAACCATTCTAATATTCCAACTTATTTAGTTATTAAAAAGAATTATATGTTTTGTGATTTGCATATACTATTACGATCCgtttctattctttatttttcgtTCATGTTCAGATTTATCTTACCTTTTAATATTTgctgttttatttgtttcacaaAGTACTGCCCCAATTGCTTTTAATAGTGTTTAAATAAGGttccatcaatcaatcatattgaatggaGGTTTTCATTTGTCATGCTGTCACCATATTATAGTTTGCGACGATTTGTTTTATTACTTTTGTCATTCTTACATTTAGCATATATGATTAACGTATATTCGAGACATATTTATCTGGAAATGAGAACTGAAGGGTTTGCCATTATACTCTCATCGTCACCCTCCTGTCCTTATGTTGCCAAAACCTGGCAATGAGGGCAAATTGACAATTTACTAGAAGGGGACCACTCACTTACCGCAAACGAAGTCTTGGTCTGCAAGGtctataaaaagaaaaccaatgaagagcagaaataagaaaaataatcactTAATTTATGTTAGCtttaaaaactgattttttttcgagCGAGATTGCTAAATATTCTCAGAGTATTGAAATTCACCTCTTGGACAGAAAATGATTGATAAAGTATGACatgtagaaatatatatatatatatatatatatcaaataaataattcacAGTATTCAATTCCATTAGTATTCATTGCAAAACTGAAATTTAACACACCAACGAACTCAGATATAATCATCGAGATGAACTTACTGCATAGACCACACATGTATGGGCATCTTTTGGGCACTGCGTTGTGCACGCCACAGTATTCTGGTCCTGGCCAGCCTGGGCTATTCCAGCAGTACTGGTGGGTGTCAGCACATTCAGCTGGAAAttgtaaaattagaaaatgaACTACTAAAGAAAGTGGCACTAAATAAAGAATAGTATTAATaccgccgcccccccccccttgaataaGGAGACATAAACGCGTGTGGTATAGAAGGTTTATATTGTTTTTCCGATAAGTGagtttcttccttttttagcTTGATGATCAATTAAATTTCTATTAATGTGGagatttgaatgaatttaaatgGTATCATTGAATGTGGAATAAAAGGGGAAAGATATTGCGAATATTGATAGAATATTGAGCTTGATGAGAATACGAATAACACAGAAAATCTGATGAAGCTGAATGGATGACGATGGCATGAAATATATACCAAACACTCTATATGgttaagaaaatttgaattagtATAAAAGATAAGTTGTTGATTGCCGTGGTTTGACTTTCAGGCAATCATTACGTAGGGCCTACCTGGATATCGAATTAATATCAGATTAATTGAAAAGATTTATCCGAGTGATATATTAAAACAACAATCGTGTATGTTTACAAATTTGGCTATTACGCGCTTAAGTTAATCAGTTGAAAATACTGAATCATTGGCTTTAGAAGACTATAGGTTAATATGTTAATAGATTAAATATTAATAagttaaatataataaattaaatattaataaatgatATGTTAATCGATTAAATATAAAgtcaatcaattttatttacTCGAGCAATCAGTGCCGTACCACCCATCTCGGCATTCACATGTACAGTTATCTGATATTGTGGCGCAGTTCTCACAAGAGACTCGACACTCTGAAGTAAAAAAGACACACATTAAAAACAAGTTCAAAACTATAAAACTTTTGATAAAAGATATACTATCGATTTCTAGTATGTTAATTCACACAAATGGCAGTATTTATCTCCCCTTGtgaatttataatttttgaGGACATATAATGATTTTATAGTTCATCATTGAACATATTGgtgttgatgatattgatatattgataTCAAACTTGCTTTGTATGAAATTGATGTTATACAAAAAGCGACTTGTAAGTTGTAAACATGAATATGATTacatatactttttattttgcttggaACAAATGCGTTTCATTTGGATCAtactactgaaaaaaaaataaatggaaacgAAACCTTGATTTGAATCAAGTCAAATTCTCGTCACACCTTACTCTAATCAAAACCTATAATGaaatctaaaaataattttattgatcTTCAAAAGAACACAAAgttaacaaataaaaattttgtacttcatattcatacatttattgaTAACCAttgaaagtttttattttcGGTTTGTATCGATGTATGCCCAGAAAGTATTAAAGAGATCTCAAGACAACATTTCACTGCTCccatttacaataaaatttcgAAGTATTCTTCGAAATAGATTTAGACTTTACTTAATAGTACAAATTAAAGCCAACATTACGTCTGTCTAATCAAGATTAAGATAAATTGAGGTTGATCTTACCACATCCTTGCTCTTCCAGAGAACATTCATctgtgagagagaaaaaaaggcgAACAATATTTACAATCTTGGAGAAAGATCTTTAAAAACTATCAATTCGATTAGTGTATTACTAGCCCCCCCCTCGAAACATTTTCCTAATATCTTACTGTATTCTTCTTCAGTTCTTCAGACCTCATTCCCATTCTACGCCaagttgtttatttatttttagcgATTATATCCAAGAAATTTTCTATGAAAATGATGTTTTTTAGATGTTTTTTACGCATTAccacccccgcccccccccccgtcccccacAGAGAAAAGTTTAATATAATTGCATAAAATGATTACTATATATTGATTTACATAGTTATTGATATCCATTAAAATGATGGAATAAATAATTGACATGACTATGTATTGGAAAGTATACTATTAACAATAAGCAGTCCCAATAAATCtcttaaatgaatgaaactaaTGCCAAAGATATTTAAGTTGTaactttaaaatccattaaGTTATCATGTATGTCTTTGGAGGCAAGATTATTTTGGTTCGAAACATACTGCAAAGATTGTTGTAACAGAGTGCTACTCCTGAATCGCATTGAGTACAGCTTGGACCATCATCATAAGGCTGTGATCCAACGTAGTTACCTCtgataaataaaaagaaggaaaaagggataaaaaaaatcgtttttacatgttttatgtttCACTATTCATCCctcgttttattttattttttttatcagtttaTAGTTCAAGAACATTTTTCCCAATATCATCAGCAATTAATGAATTATATCTTTTGGGGGAAGCCTCTTGTCTGAATCTGAAATAGTATGAAAAATAATCCGCCTTTGTCATTATGGTGTGACATACAGGATACGTGTATCCACATATCAGTGAAATACTAttgattctttaaaaaaaaatagattctGCCAATGTCCAATATGTTGTTTTGTTTGTCAACAaatcaaacatgtattttatctATAATGCCTGTATTTCGATTGGATGAGAAAAAATACTTCGTTTTGTGGGTCATATTATACAAACTATTTTACACTCTGAAATGTAAGGATTTTAATTAGGTCCAGGTGGACTGGATCAATcgaattttgaaatatcaagggatttaaatttgaatcctttcagatttggaaatgaatatttgaaaCTAAATCTCAAATTTGACTGGTTCCTAACTACAGTCCAcctagatttattttaaatcagtTTAGATCCCTGCAATTAAGAGTGTAGACCCAACcctaaaaaaggaaaaacacggtaaaaaaaatatagcattTTGTTCAAGCTTgtcactctaaaaacaagttgTTAAAACTTCTTTCTAATTTTTAAAAACCCttcaacaacttgtttaaaaagtgtaaacaaatgtttaaaaaGTATAAACAATAATTTTAGAGTGACGGACTTAAAATCGTGCTTAAAATTTGGAACAGCGTATTACAGTGAAAGATCGTtactaacaatttttttaaatttcatttactTACGCAGGTCCGTAGTTACATGTGATAATGTAGACATTTGTATAGTTGGAGCTTTCTGATGTAGCAAACTCACAGAGTGACCTTCCGCACCCAACTGCATAGGAGGAAGCCCATACTACCTGCATATTCAAATGGAAAACACCAACCCCTAAATTAGCATTCAATTATATTTCTTATGAGCAGCGAACAGTGAGTATTGAATCACTTTCAATtattctgattttattattatgtatgcACTTCCAACAAAATGGTTTTACATTCAATGAAAATTCTAAACAAAAATACGTAAGAATAAAGACATTTTTAATGACTAAAATcgttattttatattattattttatagaaTAACAAAAGCCAACGACTAAAACAAAGCAAGCGATATATATAGCTTGTTTTCTtttatctatttaaaaaaaatcatgcaaaacGCATGCTTTGATACCCAATTTCGATTATCCACAGTTTATATGATACATTATTTAagattaaatatcaaattggTACCAAAAGGTTTGATGAAGTTAATAATTATCTGATCATATCCAGCTTTTACCTGGGTATAATGACCACAAACATAGCTGCATTCCGTTGTGCTGTAATCGTAGTATTGAACTTCATTGTACCAGGCCTGGACCGCCCCCGTCCCGTCGGGGGCGTTCTTCCCCGCCGACCCCAACCATAGGTTCTGCCCCAATGTGCTGAATGGTGAGATGTTATCGGGTTGACCGTGGGCGAAGTAGCAGGTATCTGACCACTCTTGAGCCATGATAGCCAGGTCGTCATCCCAGatctacagaaaaaaaaattacgaatAAGTGTAAATCCTAGTTTATTGATGTTTaggataatatatatatattttttggggggagactAAGAAGTGTTTTGGTGGAGGCGCTTTGCAAACAAATAgcaataaaacatttaaaaaaaaaaggagaaggggGGTTAAAGACATACTCGCTGCAGTTACAATGTTAAAAAACATGTCCCATAACCCAAACTATGTCATTTTCTATCAAATGCTTTAGGGCTCAAGCCCTTGCCTAaatggcgtaatgagccaaagaTTTTGAGGGGCCAGACACAGCGTAGTGggaaaaaatatgcattattttcttacctctttgatacaaaaaaatttaattgTGTTATATATTTCCCTCGCCCTTTCATTggccttttctccttttttcctttgtcgtgattttttttttgggggggcgtgGTCATGGTCTTCCCAAAGcgccccatctgtacgccagtgtcTTGGCCCTATAATAATTATCCTGCTAGATTACTTACTGTATTGTATTTGCCTGtaatttatgaagataacttgGTATCTTACAGACATACTTATAATATGTCGGGAACTACACGAATAAGTCTTTCAGTATTTAGGAAcgatttttgtttacaaaatattctttatattttttacattttaaaatataactgatgatgacgacgacgacgacgacaatgatgatgatgatggtaccgatgatgaagatggtgatggtgattatgatgatgatgatggtgatgatgatgacgatgatgatggtggtggtggtgccgGTGTTGGAGATGGTAGTAGAAGTGGAAGTGGCTGTGGTGTTT is a window of Lytechinus variegatus isolate NC3 chromosome 2, Lvar_3.0, whole genome shotgun sequence DNA encoding:
- the LOC121409707 gene encoding cysteine-rich secretory protein 2-like, producing MREKKMERMENMSIYNLVFLVGMIMSVLLTRCKGFESNESFILGPPLHRTRDDPPVFGIRAHKTGIDDFDNTLPGNVNDDGIASEVQSQRRYRRSTDFSSEESASLVDKHNELRGQVSPEASNMEFMIWDDDLAIMAQEWSDTCYFAHGQPDNISPFSTLGQNLWLGSAGKNAPDGTGAVQAWYNEVQYYDYSTTECSYVCGHYTQVVWASSYAVGCGRSLCEFATSESSNYTNVYIITCNYGPAGNYVGSQPYDDGPSCTQCDSGVALCYNNLCNECSLEEQGCECRVSCENCATISDNCTCECRDGWYGTDCSTECADTHQYCWNSPGWPGPEYCGVHNAVPKRCPYMCGLCSKFISMIISEFVGVLNFSFAMNTNGIEYCELFI
- the LOC121409706 gene encoding cell wall protein RBR3-like encodes the protein MTTSSPDQEDGSTSVPSMTSTATMTTSSPNQEDGSTSVPPTTSTATMTTSSPDQQDGSTSVPSMTSTATMTTSSPYQQDGSTSVPSTTSTATMTTSSPDQQDGSTSVPSLTSTETMSAVETQPLSTTSHLMTTSALMGDETTFASETTPPPLTFSSTTEVSISSTGQNNGESTTVSADTNAGCDDIICQNGGTFEEVSCTCRCTNGYQGDACQNLESEAQYGVEITLQASIDMWQSIRGLLLRVVAEIVTDWCNINFSVCCPNQGEKNSEEILDYVNETDIAIAVGYPEETTASGSSDQSFSVMLLVTPPLSTELCNSGSLSRRRRSVRLTLSNIQKRSSETEVSYLDQEALYSAVTENLDTIELELNMTIEEIVMGEVVSAPSELSAAVIVGIVVSSVVVCITIIIGVFIFIQKR